The Elgaria multicarinata webbii isolate HBS135686 ecotype San Diego chromosome 1, rElgMul1.1.pri, whole genome shotgun sequence genome has a window encoding:
- the ARHGAP12 gene encoding rho GTPase-activating protein 12 isoform X6, giving the protein MLYTSDYTNEKWIRHVDEQGRSYYYNADGTRSEWTLPKHNASPQQQREIIKSRSLDRRLQEPIVLTKWRHSSIMLDTNDKLSTNSSEPLLHNPAYLFPTHQEQDSPIASNESSPSSPKHQAVDQEKYGLLNVTKITENGKKVRKNWMSSWAVLQGYSLLFTKTQGSGTSWKFGVNQSKPEFTVDLRGGFIEWASKEKSSKKNVIELKTRQGTELLIQSDNDISITEWFKVLGYAISNQTIESDEALDDEVPDSPGVEKQDKEKDHKDSKKLRSIKLSSSIDCSEQKKTKTKLKKFLTRRPTLQAVREKGYIKDQVFGCNLSSLCQRENSTVPKFVKLCIEHVEEHGLDVDGLYRVSGNLAVIQKLRFAVNHDEKLDLNDSKWEDIHVITGALKMFFRELPEPLFTYSHFNDFVNAIKQEPRQRVHAVKELIKQLPKPNHDTMQVLFRHLKRIVENGEKNRMTYQSIAIVFGPTLLKPEKETCNIAVHTVYQNQIVELILLELNSIFGR; this is encoded by the exons ATGCTATATACCAGTGACTATACTAATGAAAAG TGGATAAGGCATGTAGATGAACAAGGTCGGTCATACTACTACAATGCAGATGGAACCCGATCAGAATGGACACTGCCGAAA CACaatgcttcaccacaacagcaaAGGGAGATAATTAAAAGCAGGAGTCTGGACAGAAGGCTACAAGAACCAATAGTTTTAACAAAATGGAGGCACAGCTCAATTATGTTGGACACAAATGACAAG TTGTCAACTAATTCTTCTGAACCTCTCTTGCATAATCCTGCATATTTGTTCCCAACACATCAGGAGCAA GATTCTCCAATTGCTTCAAATGAGTCATCTCCTTCCTCACCAAAGCATCAAGCCGTG GACCAAGAGAAGTATGGATTATTAAATGTAACAAAAATTACAGAAAATGGGAAAAAAGTTCG AAAGAATTGGATGTCATCATGGGCTGTATTGCAGGGTTACTCATTATTGTTCACCAAGACTCAAGGAAGTGGGACTAGTTGG aagTTTGGGGTCAACCAGTCTAAGCCGGAGTTCACAGTGGATCTCAGAGGTGGATTTATTGAATGGGCTTCAAAGGAGAAATCCAGTAAGAAGAACGTGATTGAG ctgaAAACACGACAAGGGACAGAACTATTAATCCAATCGGATAATGATATTTCTATTACTGAATGGTTTAAAGTTCTCGGTTATGCTATCAGTAATCAG ACTATAGAGTCTGATGAAGCGTTAGATGATGAAGTGCCAGATTCTCCTGGGGTAGAAaaacaggacaaagaaaaggaccATAAAGACTCCAAAAAACTTCGCT CAATAAAGCTATCTAGCAGCATTGATTGTTCAGAACAGAAGAAgaccaaaacaaaactgaagaaaTTTTTGACCCGCAGGCCCACATTACAAGCAGTCCGGGAAAAGGGCTACATCAAGG aTCAAGTATTTGGTTGCAATCTAAGCAGTTTGTGTCAACGAGAAAACAGCACTGTGCCAAAATTTGTGAAGCTCTGTATTGAGCACGTTGAAGAACATG GATTGGATGTTGATGGATTGTACAGAGTTAGTGGCAATCTTGCAGTAATACAGAAGCTAAGATTTGCAGTTAACCATG ATGAAAAACTGGACCTGAATGATAGCAAATGGGAAGATATCCATGTCATTACAGGAGCTCTGAAAATGTTTTTTAGAGAATTGCCAGAACCACTATTCACTTATAGTCATTTCAATGACTTTGTCAATGCGATCA AACAAGAGCCTAGACAACGTGTTCATGCTGTGAAAGAGTTGATTAAACAGTTGCCAAAGCCAAATCACGATACCATGCAGGTACTCTTCAGACACCTCAAGAG aattgtagaaaatggagagaagaacCGAATGACCTATCAAAGCATAGCCATAGTTTTTGGTCCAACCCTCTTAAAACCGGAGAAAGAGACTTGTAACATAGCAGTGCACACTGTGTATCAGAACCAGATTGTAGAGTTAATCCTACTGGAATTGAACTCCATCTTTGGACGCTGA